From Carassius auratus strain Wakin unplaced genomic scaffold, ASM336829v1 scaf_tig00003551, whole genome shotgun sequence, the proteins below share one genomic window:
- the LOC113070239 gene encoding melanocortin-2 receptor accessory protein 2A-like, translating into MPRFQHLNSTSMPNHNYEWSYEYYDDEDPVSFEGLKAHRYSIVIGFWVGLAVFVIFMFFVLTLLTKTGAPHPEAAEPYEKRIRLTSCAEGLGRRCEVDARTGLSRPLLEESRSFFQCYINEEEREGGRATAGAGHGCTGSSTSRDQVETVGLVVQSMVMETRAEREAALLAHFNIPNFVNSELSSALGDEDLLLGDPPIIMEEDRPRCTHHIID; encoded by the exons ATGCCGAGGTTCCAGCATTTAAACAGCACTAGTATGCCAAATCACAATTATGAATGGAGCTACGAATACTACGACGACGAAGATCCAGTGTCTTTTGAGGGACTCAAAGCACATCGAT ATTCCATCGTGATCGGCTTTTGGGTGGGTCTagcagtttttgtcatttttatgttttttgttctgACTCTTCTGACCAAAACAGGAGCTCCACACCCAGA GGCTGCGGAGCCTTACGAGAAGCGAATACGTCTCACAAGCTGCGCCGAGGGTCTGGGTCGCCGATGTGAGGTGGATGCCCGGACAGGTCTCTCTCGCCCATTGCTGGAAGAATCCCGgtctttttttcagtgttacaTTAATGAAGAAGAGCGAGAAGGAGGCAGGGCCACTGCTGGTGCTGGCCACGGATGTACAGGCAGCAGCACCTCCAGAGACCAGGTGGAAACGGTCGGGCTAGTCGTGCAAAGCATGGTCATGGAGACCAGAGCAGAAAGAGAGGCGGCGCTCCTGGCGCATTTTAACATCCCCAACTTTGTGAACTCAGAACTGAGCTCTGCATTGGGGGATGAAGATTTACTACTGGGCGATCCACCGATCATAATGGAGGAGGACCGCCCACGCTGTACCCATCATATCATTGACTAA
- the LOC113070240 gene encoding centrosomal protein of 162 kDa-like isoform X2 produces the protein MEQQYHRIKITVQHLQGLVKELQRAKDALAVSKIREETLQNQVIADTRRVVEQEQPGEVKRWKRLAVVSPVHEHSHTYLPLRS, from the exons ATGGAACAACAGTATCACAGAATCAAA ATCACAGTGCAGCATTTACAGGGGCTAGTAAAGGAGCTCCAGAGAGCCAAAGATGCTCTGGCTGTGTCTAAGATCAGAGAGGAAACCCTGCAAAATCAG GTTATTGCAGACACAAGGCGGGTGGTGGAACAGGAGCAGCCGGGTGAGGTGAAGCGCTGGAAGAGACTCGCTGTAGTCAGTCCCGTCCATGAACACAGCCACACATACCTGCCCCTCCGATCCTGA
- the LOC113070240 gene encoding uncharacterized protein LOC113070240 isoform X1 has protein sequence MANAGTGHLLWGTTSCQTQEAPGSCQNQYDCISLLLYNGDDSHLTPVPSAKDRIPESRPLPRATAPSRTPHLLQHRGKLRTKTKHKGSQTLKASGDSSEDGWWFDLSAGALITGVLPSAARTKRERAASKGRTITRGAKSRPCSPHRVLKSKVTSFKGATPC, from the exons ATGGCTAATGCAGGAACAGGACATCTCCTCTGGGGAACTACCTCCTGTCAAACCCAAGAAGCACCAG GTTCCTGCCAGAACCAATATGATTGCATCAGCTTACTCTTGTACAATGGTGATGATTCACATCTTACTCCTGTTCCATCAGCAAAGGACAGAATACCTGAGAGCAGGCCATTACCCAGAGCAACCGCACCCAGCAGAACTCCCCATCTCCTCCAACACAGAGGAAAGCtcagaactaaaacaaaacataaaggCAGTCAAACACTCAAAG CATCAGGTGATTCAAGCGAAGATGGATGGTGGTTTGACCTTTCAGCAGGAGCGCTCATCACTGGAGTGCTTCCTTCTGCAGCTcgcacaaaaagagagagagctgcATCTAAGGGAAGAACAATTACGAGAGGTGCAAAATCAAGACCTTGCAGCCCTCACAGAGTGTTAAAGAGCAAG GTTACCAGCTTCAAAGGAG CTACACCATGCTGA